The Zea mays cultivar B73 chromosome 7, Zm-B73-REFERENCE-NAM-5.0, whole genome shotgun sequence DNA segment AACAGACGCCGCAGGCCATGCCCAGGCCCCCCACGGCGACCACGGCCACGACGGAGAAATTGCAGCCGCAGTAGGCGCACGAACCGACCACCTGGGTGTCCATCGCGGCCTGCACGGACCGGCACAGCTCGTCGTCCTCCAGGCCCACCGCCACCCTGCGCCGCTGGGCGAACTCGAGAGCTACGCTGCAGTGGTTGAGGGCGCGCCGGCGGCGGTACATGGCCGCTGAGAGCGGGCGCGCCCCGTTCTTGGCGCGCAGGTCTTCCACCCAGGTCTGGATGGTCTCGCGGTATGCGACAGCGTCCACCTGCACGGAGCAAGCCGGGTCGTCCGACGGCGGAGCCTTCATGAACGCCTCGTCGATGACAGACCACGCGCCGTGCGAACCATGCGTCTTGTCTGCCGAACTCATCGCGGCCGTACCAGCTCGCCGAGGTTCTCCAGTAGTACGATATATTTATAGCCCGAGTTGTTGCTTGAAGCAGCATGGGAAGTCCGCAATGTTCGGAAAGATTCAACAAACAGATACGCAGTTACGCCAAACAGATACGCAGTTACGCACACGGTGACACGACGATCGATCAAATGAGTTCATGGACGCAATGCGCTACTACACGGGAAGGGAATTCACGGTAGATCTACTATGGTTAGGAATCCCAGTTTCTCCACCCTGAAAAAACGAGAACGGCAAGGTAAGGCGCACAAAACCAGGGTGGTGTCCAATGCAAAAGTGCTCCCTCCACATCTCGTGGCGTGGCGACCGGATGAAGGCAGGCAGTGCTGCTACAGGGACCAGTTCATCGCGCTGGTGGTGGAATGGTTGAAGGTGCCGCCGCCGGAGCCGCCATGGTCGACGCGCGGCAGGTGTGGCGGCCCGCCGCTTCCCTGCAGGGCGAGCTCGAGCTCGCCGGAGAAGTGGACCGCCGCGGAGCCTGGGTGGACCAGGTGCAGAGCATCGTCGAGACGCTGCGCGTTCCTGGCGCCGTCGGCAGCGGGGTCCCGCGAGCCCGTCCAGGCGCTCGACGCCGCGTAGCTGCTCGCCATGACGGACGGCGCCACCGGGGTGCCGTCGAAGGCGCCGGCCGCGGGCATTGCTGGGGACCGGTGGTCGTGGGAGGTCGTGTCCCATGGCTGAGTTGACAGAAGAGAGAGAGCACAGCTGGAGTCGGCGGCAACTCCCGCGACACATCCGCCAGGCGGGAGCTCAAAGGCGGCAGAGGAGAGCATTGGGGCCCCGCCTGCTACCAAGCCGCCATGGCAGTTGTATGCAGCATGGTTGCCATAGCCAGCAGCTGCACTGCGGTGTGGGTGAGGAGGTTCTTGGTGCCCATGCCACTGGACGGTGCCCAGCATCCTGTCGCCACCGTGCTGGATTCCTGGCCACGCATCCCTCACGCTGCTTGGAACCCTTGGGTACGAGAAGTCGAGCAGGAAGCTTCTGAACCTGCCAGGCTCTGAGGAAACAGTAGATTGGCCGAGAAACGGCGGGTTAGTAACGATGGAGCATGGCATCGGTGTACAGCTACTAACAAGGTGCAGCACTGGATACCTTGAAGTGATGCAGCGAGCCGGCCATATCGTGAAGTGAGAGGTCCAGGTGGTGGCTTCCTCCGGCGCTCGTTGTGACCGatg contains these protein-coding regions:
- the LOC542666 gene encoding squamosa promoter-binding-like protein 17, which codes for MATGGGSSRSDDVRGLKFGKKIYFEQDGGSGSGAGAVGGRKGKGVATGGARPASAASAAQPPRCQVDGCGVDLSAVKQYYCRHKVCNMHSKEPRVFVAGIEQRFCQQCSRFHQLHEFDQGKRSCRRRLIGHNERRRKPPPGPLTSRYGRLAASLQEPGRFRSFLLDFSYPRVPSSVRDAWPGIQHGGDRMLGTVQWHGHQEPPHPHRSAAAGYGNHAAYNCHGGLVAGGAPMLSSAAFELPPGGCVAGVAADSSCALSLLSTQPWDTTSHDHRSPAMPAAGAFDGTPVAPSVMASSYAASSAWTGSRDPAADGARNAQRLDDALHLVHPGSAAVHFSGELELALQGSGGPPHLPRVDHGGSGGGTFNHSTTSAMNWSL